The Primulina tabacum isolate GXHZ01 chromosome 7, ASM2559414v2, whole genome shotgun sequence genome includes a window with the following:
- the LOC142551608 gene encoding putative GTP-binding protein OBGC2, translating to MLTWTPQQYSLLNLTDKSLWVSVSAVSLRSFLVCGKSTVQKKYQCAVLKNVLTKTKSPSSPSQETLLKESHKYFDEVIISVRAGDGGHGAILNLPNQKETSKSQRTFRKDKTKKRDSYKRDFDGSLILPVGGHGGDVVIYADENTDTLLEFHKKSQYNAKRGGNVDSMGVLSSQLRNGLDAPTLRVPVPLGTVAKNKRGKLLADLIHPGDEVVVVRGGQGGISLLEAPEHRKKKLMTLTTNIIRDNSDKVLVLGQPGEEVTMHLILRIVADVGLVGLPNAGKSTLLAAITCAKPDIADYPFTTLMPNLGSLNGDPSLGAGQFSSQATLADLPGLIEGAHLGKGLGRNFLRHLRRTSMLVHVVDAAAEDPVRDYRTVKEELRMYNPDYLERPHIVVLNKIDKPEAMERFPYLKEEIKRIGRDKIDLQSGSSFETAASLSSTDEGKLKEIDEYPRPLSVVGVSVLKGIKVNEMLKEIRAGLQKCRESAESEQMSAAPS from the exons GCAGAAGAAATACCAATGTGCAGTGCTGAAAAATGTGCTTACTAAGACAAAGAGTCCTTCATCACCAAGTCAGGAAACTCTGTTGAAGGAAAGTCATAAATATTTTGACGAGGTGATTATTTCTGTTCGTGCTGGAGACGGAGGACATGGTGCCATTCTTAATCTTCCTAACCAGAAGGAAACTTCTAAGTCTCAAAGAACATTCAGAAAGGACAAAACAAAGAAAAGGGATTCTTATAAGCGAGATTTTGATGGTTCACTTATCCTTCCGGTGGGTGGGCATGGGGGCGATGTCGTGATTTATGCGGATGAGAACACAGATACACTGTTGGAGTTTCACAAAAAGAGTCAGTACAATGCAAAACGTGGCGGGAATGTTGATTCGATGGGTGTCTTGTCCTCTCAGTTGCGTAATGGACTTGATGCCCCGACATTACGTGTTCCAGTACCTCTAG GTACAGTTGCGAAAAACAAAAGAGGAAAGCTTTTAGCTGATTTAATCCATCCAGGTGACGAAGTAGTTGTCGTGAGGGGTGGACAAGGAGGG ATCAGTTTGCTGGAAGCACCTGAGCACAGGAAGAAAAAATTGATGACTTTAACCACCAATATAATAAGAGACAACAGTGATAAG GTTCTAGTTCTTGGTCAGCCAGGAGAAGAGGTCACTATGCATTTAATACTGAGAATCGTTGCTGATGTTGGCCTTGTT GGACTCCCAAATGCTGGAAAGTCGACCCTACTGGCAGCTATCACATGTGCAAAACCTGATATAGCTGATTATCCATTTACAACGTTGATGCCAAATCTAGGAAGCCTTAACGGTGATCCCAGCTTGGGGGCTGGGCAGTTTTCATCTCAGGCGACTTTGGCAGATTTGCCTGGCCTCATTGAAGGTGCGCATTTGGGAAAG GGTCTTGGTCGCAACTTTTTGAGGCATTTGCGAAGGACTAGTATGTTGGTCCATGTTGTCGATGCAGCCGCTGAGGATCCTGTACGTGATTACAGGACAGTGAAAGAG GAACTGCGCATGTACAATCCTGATTACCTTGAACGACCTCACATTGTGGTTCTGAATAAAATTGACAAACCTGAG GCAATGGAAAGGTTTCcatatttaaaagaagaaataaagaGAATAGGACGTGATAAGATAGATTTGCAGAGCGGCTCTTCTTTTGAAACTGCTGCTTCTCTCAGTTCAACCGATGAAGGAAAGTTGAAGGAAATTGATGAATACCCCCGACCTCTTTCAGTCGTTGGTGTCAGTGTTTT GAAAGGTATAAAGGTTAATGAAATGCTGAAGGAGATAAGGGCAGGCTTGCAGAAATGTAGAGAGAGTGCTGAATCAGAGCAAATGTCAGCAGCACCTTCATGA
- the LOC142550930 gene encoding dehydration-responsive element-binding protein 2D-like — protein sequence MLKSIAPSGGGEKRVRKSSAQASSRKGCMRGKGGPENASCTYKGVRQRTWGKWVSEIREPNRGQRVWLGTFDTSYDAAVAYDVAARKLYGPDTKLNLPHLYQGNQDQSPPESCPSTESQENGSSAVAPVDSEQGSGEFVSASGILNNLNVNLPEFDDSSLWAEAAKDTSFRIVDDMGAFGSNLDSGKDSNGVPFAWIF from the coding sequence atgttGAAATCGATTGCTCCTTCAGGGGGAGGAGAGAAAAGGGTTCGGAAAAGTAGTGCACAGGCTAGTTCAAGAAAGGGATGCATGAGAGGGAAGGGCGGCCCGGAGAACGCGTCTTGCACGTATAAAGGGGTGAGGCAGCGCACGTGGGGGAAATGGGTCTCCGAGATACGCGAGCCGAATCGCGGGCAGCGGGTCTGGCTCGGCACTTTCGACACCTCGTACGACGCCGCTGTGGCCTACGATGTCGCTGCGCGTAAGCTCTACGGCCCGGACACGAAGCTCAACCTACCCCATTTGTACCAGGGAAATCAGGACCAATCTCCTCCCGAGTCATGTCCTTCCACCGAGAGTCAAGAAAACGGTTCGAGTGCGGTAGCACCTGTGGATAGCGAGCAGGGTTCGGGTGAATTTGTGAGCGCGAGCGGGATTTTGAATAATCTGAATGTGAACTTGCCGGAGTTCGATGATTCGTCGTTGTGGGCTGAGGCGGCGAAGGATACTTCTTTCAGGATTGTGGATGATATGGGGGCTTTTGGCAGTAATTTGGACAGTGGAAAAGACAGTAATGGCGTGCCCTTCGCCTGGATCTTTtaa